In Camelina sativa cultivar DH55 chromosome 16, Cs, whole genome shotgun sequence, a single window of DNA contains:
- the LOC104752565 gene encoding axial regulator YABBY 5-like produces the protein MANSMMATEQLCYIPCNFCNIVLAVSVPCSSLFDIVTVRCGYCTNLWSVNMAAALQSLSRPNFQATNNAVPEYGSSSRGHTKIPSRISTRTKTEQRIVNRSTEKRQRVPSAYNQFIKEEIQRIKANNPDISHREAFSTAAKNWAHFPHIHFGLMLESNKQAKLA, from the exons ATGGCTAACTCTATGATGGCAACGGAGCAACTCTGCTACATCCCTTGCAACTTTTGCAACATAGTTCTTGCg GTGAGTGTCCCATGCAGTAGTCTGTTCGACATCGTGACTGTCCGATGCGGTTACTGCACTAATCTGTGGTCTGTAAACATGGCAGCTGCTCTTCAGTCGCTTTCACGACCTAATTTCCAG GCGACGAACAATGCAGTACCAGAATATGGATCTTCCTCACGAGGTCACACCAAAATTCCTTCCAGGATTTCAACTCGTACCAAAACTGAGCAAAGGATTGTAAACCGTT CTACGGAGAAGCGGCAGCGAGTACCTTCTGCGTACAATCAATTTATAAA AGAGGAAATTCAGAGGATTAAGGCGAATAATCCAGACATAAGCCACAGAGAAGCATTCAGCACCGCCGCCAaaaat TGGGCACACTTTCCTCATATTCACTTCGGTCTAATGCTTGAGAGCAACAAGCAAGCCAAGCTAGCTTAA
- the LOC104752566 gene encoding glucan endo-1,3-beta-glucosidase 14-like isoform X1, with protein sequence MRSSKSLLLYFFFFFFFSFNLISIEFQVVEAGAFVGTYGINYGRIADNIPSPDKVVLLLKQAKIRNVRLYDADHTVLEAFSGTGLDLVVGLPNGFLKEMSSNSDHAFTWVKDNVHSFLPKTRIRGIAIGNEVLGGGDSELSGALLGAAKNVYNALKKMNLEETVQITTAHSQAVFADSYPPSSCVFKENVVQFMKPLLDFFHQIGSPFCLNAYPFLAYTYNPKEIDINYALFKPTEGIYDPKTNLHYDNMLDAQIDATYMALQDAGFNKMEVMITETGWASKGDSDEPAATPDNARTYNYNLRKRLAKKKGTPLRPKMVLKAYIFALFNENSKPGKSSETHFGLFKPDGTISYDIGFNSLKSDATKSLISSSKAARYYVALVISVWIFLMI encoded by the exons ATGAGAAGTTCCAAGTCGCTTcttctctacttcttcttcttcttcttcttctccttcaatctGATTTCGATAG AGTTTCAAGTAGTGGAAGCCGGAGCGTTTGTTGGAACCTATGGTATAAATTATGGAAGGATTGCGGATAACATCCCGTCTCCGGATAAAGTAGTCTTACTTCTAAAGCAAGCTAAAATCCGGAATGTGCGTCTATACGATGCAGATCACACTGTCCTTGAAGCTTTCAGTGGGACTGGTTTAGATCTTGTGGTTGGACTCCCCAATGGGTTTCTCAAAGAGATGAGTTCTAATTCTGATCATGCTTTCACTTGGGTCAAAGATAATGTTCACTCTTTCCTACCCAAGACTCGTATCCGTGGTATCGCTATTGGTAATGAAGTTCTTGGTGGCGGTGATTCCGAGCTTTCCGGAGCCTTACTTGGTGCTGCTAAAAACGTTTACAATGCgttgaaaaaaatgaatcttGAGGAAACGGTGCAGATCACCACAGCTCACTCTCAGGCTGTGTTTGCTGATTCATACCCGCCATCGTCTTGTGTCTTTAAAGAGAACGTTGTTCAGTTCATGAAGCCTCTTTTGGACTTCTTTCATCAGATTGGCTCTCCTTTTTGTTTAAACGCTTACCCTTTTTTGGCCTACACTTATAATCCCAAAGAGATTGACATCAACTATGCTCTCTTCAAGCCAACGGAAGGCATCTACGACCCCAAAACCAATCTACATTATGACAACATGCTTGATGCTCAGATCGATGCCACCTACATGGCCCTGCAAGATGCTGGCTTTAACAAGATGGAGGTAATGATCACTGAAACTGGGTGGGCTTCTAAAGGCGATTCTGATGAACCTGCAGCAACTCCGGATAACGCAAGAACCTATAACTATAACCTCAGGAAGAGGCTTGCCAAGAAGAAAGGGACACCTCTTCGACCAAAAATGGTGCTCAAAGCCTATATCTTTGCATTGTTcaatgaaaactcaaaacctgGAAAGAGTTCTGAAACACATTTTGGACTTTTTAAACCTGATGGAACCATATCATATGACATTGGATTCAACAGTCTAAAGTCTGATGCTACCAAGTCACTCATCTCGTCATCCAAG GCAGCCCGTTACTATGTGGCATTGGTCATCTCTGTCTGGATTTTCCTCATGATATAA